AAAACGACCTATCCAAAAGAATAGGTCGAAATATGTCTGTATATTATTTTACTGGCTCAATCACTAAATATCGATTTGGTTCGACACCTTCTGAGTGTGTTTCGATATCTATGCGATTTGCCAAAGCATTATGAATAATTTTTCGTTCATAAGATGCCATTGGTTCAAATGATACGGGTTTTCGTGTTCGAATAGCCTTGTCCGCCATGCGTAATGCAAGCTGTTCAAGTGCTGCTTGACGTCGCTCACGATAATCTTCCACATCCATTTGTAAAATCATAAACGATTTGGCCGTTTTATTAAGAATGAGCTGAGTTAAATGTTGAAGCGCATTTAATGTAAGGCCACGCTTTCCAATTAATAACGCTGCTTTCTCGCTCGATAACTTAAATGAAACATGTTTGCCATCTGTTTCATGGTCAATTGTTAAATCTGTAATTCCCATTCCTAAAGCAATATTCGTTAAATACTGTTTTGCCTCTTCAATAGGATCCACTTGTTGTTGTTCATGGTGAATTGGTTGATCTTCATTAGCTAAAACCGGCTCATTCTCGATTGTTTCCTCGACAATTGTCAGTTCTTCCACATCTGATCCAGAACCTGAAGTCGTCTCTTGATCCACTTGCTGCTGAACAATTTCCTTTACAGTGACACGAACTTCAGCATTTCGTGCCCCAAAACCTAAAAATCCTTTTTTGCCCTCTTGTAAAACTTCCACATCAACTTGTTCACGAGTATGGCCAAGCTTTTGTAACGCTAATGAGATCGCTTCTTCTACTGTTGCGCCTATTTGCGTAGTTTGTTTCACTTATTTCGCTCCTTTGGCATCGGTAGCATCCGGTTTATTTTTATTCCAAGGTTTGTAAATAACAAGGTTTTGTAATACAGATACAAAGTTTCCGACTACCCAATACAATGATAACGCGGCAGGTAAAATAATACCGAAACCAACGATCATTAATGGCATGATGTACATCATAATTTTCATTTGCGG
This genomic window from Solibacillus sp. FSL R5-0449 contains:
- the jag gene encoding RNA-binding cell elongation regulator Jag/EloR gives rise to the protein MKQTTQIGATVEEAISLALQKLGHTREQVDVEVLQEGKKGFLGFGARNAEVRVTVKEIVQQQVDQETTSGSGSDVEELTIVEETIENEPVLANEDQPIHHEQQQVDPIEEAKQYLTNIALGMGITDLTIDHETDGKHVSFKLSSEKAALLIGKRGLTLNALQHLTQLILNKTAKSFMILQMDVEDYRERRQAALEQLALRMADKAIRTRKPVSFEPMASYERKIIHNALANRIDIETHSEGVEPNRYLVIEPVK